In one window of Streptomyces sp. FXJ1.172 DNA:
- the melC1 gene encoding apotyrosinase chaperone MelC1: MPDISRRRALTAAAALAATATAATVVAPAATAADHEHPMPMPQPPGHFDEVYKGRRIQGRPMSGGGHHHEHGGGFEVLVDGVQLHVMRNADGTWISVVSHYAPVATPRAAARAAVDELQGAPLLPFPAN; the protein is encoded by the coding sequence ATGCCCGACATCAGCCGTCGCCGCGCGCTCACCGCGGCGGCAGCCCTGGCCGCGACGGCCACCGCCGCCACCGTCGTCGCGCCCGCCGCCACGGCCGCGGACCACGAGCACCCCATGCCGATGCCGCAGCCCCCGGGGCACTTCGACGAGGTCTACAAGGGCCGCCGGATACAGGGCCGTCCGATGAGCGGCGGGGGCCACCACCACGAACACGGCGGCGGATTCGAGGTGTTGGTCGACGGTGTCCAGCTGCACGTGATGCGGAACGCCGACGGCACCTGGATCAGCGTCGTCAGCCACTACGCCCCGGTGGCCACCCCGCGCGCCGCGGCCCGGGCCGCGGTGGACGAGCTGCAGGGCGCCCCGCTGCTGCCCTTCCCCGCCAACTGA
- a CDS encoding FAD-dependent monooxygenase: MCVKVVCAGGGPAGLYLAILLKRQDPSHDITVHERNPEGSTYGWGVTYWRGLLDRLQEHDPDSAWAIEDASVRWSDGVAHVRDLTTRHRGDEGFGIGRHRLLELLAERARALGVRLEFESELTEPPAGADLVVAADGVHSTLRTRHAEAFGTEIAAGRNHYIWLGTTRVFDAFTFAFTETPHGWIWAYGYGYSGEHSTCVVECSPGTFTGLGLDRADEAEGLVLLEKLFADVLDGHRLIARPGAGWLNFRTLTNRSWRHGNVVLLGDAAHTTHYSIGAGTSLALEDAMCLAGALRTHADLPEALAAYERRRTSELLSAQSAARYSARWYENLPRYIDLPPHRMFALLGQRHSPLLPYVPPQLYYGLDKAAGQLEVLRRLKRWLGPRAARALHARSTARR, translated from the coding sequence GTGTGCGTGAAGGTCGTCTGCGCCGGCGGCGGGCCCGCGGGCCTGTATCTCGCCATCCTGCTCAAGCGGCAGGACCCGTCCCACGACATCACCGTCCATGAGCGCAACCCGGAGGGCTCGACATACGGCTGGGGTGTGACGTACTGGCGCGGCCTGCTCGACCGGCTCCAGGAACACGACCCCGACTCGGCGTGGGCGATCGAGGACGCGTCCGTCCGCTGGAGCGACGGTGTCGCCCACGTCCGCGATCTGACGACCCGTCACCGCGGTGACGAGGGCTTCGGCATCGGCCGGCACCGGCTGCTCGAGCTGCTCGCCGAGCGGGCCCGCGCGCTCGGTGTGCGGCTGGAGTTCGAGAGCGAGCTGACCGAGCCGCCCGCGGGCGCCGATCTCGTCGTCGCGGCCGACGGAGTGCACAGCACCCTGCGCACCCGGCATGCCGAGGCCTTCGGCACCGAGATCGCCGCGGGCCGCAACCACTACATCTGGCTCGGCACCACCCGGGTCTTCGACGCCTTCACCTTCGCCTTCACCGAGACCCCGCACGGCTGGATCTGGGCCTACGGCTACGGCTACAGCGGCGAGCACAGCACCTGCGTCGTGGAGTGTTCCCCGGGGACCTTCACCGGCCTCGGCCTGGACCGGGCGGACGAGGCGGAGGGACTCGTGCTGCTCGAAAAGCTCTTCGCGGACGTCCTCGACGGCCACCGGCTCATCGCCCGGCCCGGCGCCGGCTGGCTGAACTTCCGCACCCTCACCAACCGCAGCTGGCGGCACGGCAACGTGGTGCTGCTCGGCGACGCGGCCCACACCACCCACTACTCCATCGGCGCCGGCACCTCCCTCGCCCTGGAGGACGCCATGTGCCTCGCCGGTGCCCTGCGCACCCACGCCGACCTGCCCGAGGCGCTCGCCGCCTACGAGCGCCGCCGCACGTCCGAGCTGCTGTCCGCGCAGAGCGCCGCCCGCTACAGCGCCCGCTGGTACGAGAACCTGCCCCGCTACATCGACCTGCCCCCGCACCGGATGTTCGCCCTGCTCGGCCAGCGCCACTCCCCGCTGCTGCCGTACGTCCCGCCGCAGCTGTACTACGGCCTCGACAAGGCGGCCGGGCAGCTGGAGGTGCTGCGCCGCCTCAAGCGGTGGCTCGGCCCGCGGGCGGCGCGCGCCCTGCATGCCCGGTCCACGGCCCGCCGCTGA
- a CDS encoding lipase family protein: MAVPVTFDQTSSGYSVQRAYWLACAADLAYKDRSVIEDQAAGWGFGQVRHHETRFTPPFPLQDTQAYTMAGDRMIVTAFRGTEPTRIKDWLTDATTPPVAGPGGSGHVHHGFAEALRSVYEDVAAALEGLRTNGQTLYFTGHSLGGALAMLAGARMYLEHPHLAADGIYTFGQPRTCDAALAEAFHQGLGGRTYRFVNNNDIVPQLPPEPVFTHVRALRYIDSKGKLHDSMPMFSALTDRAMGLTADVFAPASDGIRDHFMHNYLTALERNLG; encoded by the coding sequence ATGGCCGTGCCCGTCACGTTCGACCAGACCTCCTCCGGCTACAGCGTGCAACGCGCCTACTGGCTGGCCTGCGCGGCCGACCTGGCCTACAAGGACCGTTCCGTCATCGAGGACCAGGCCGCCGGGTGGGGCTTCGGCCAGGTGCGGCACCACGAGACACGGTTCACCCCGCCGTTCCCGCTGCAGGACACCCAGGCCTACACCATGGCCGGTGACCGGATGATCGTGACGGCGTTCCGCGGCACCGAACCCACCAGGATCAAGGACTGGCTCACCGACGCCACGACCCCACCCGTCGCCGGCCCCGGCGGCAGCGGACACGTCCACCACGGCTTCGCCGAAGCCCTGCGCTCGGTGTACGAGGACGTCGCCGCCGCACTCGAGGGCCTGCGCACGAACGGACAGACGCTGTACTTCACCGGGCACAGCCTGGGCGGCGCCCTCGCCATGCTCGCCGGTGCCCGGATGTACCTGGAGCACCCGCACCTCGCGGCGGACGGAATCTACACCTTCGGCCAGCCGCGCACCTGCGACGCGGCCCTCGCCGAGGCGTTCCACCAGGGGCTCGGCGGCCGTACGTACCGCTTCGTCAACAACAACGACATCGTGCCCCAGTTGCCGCCCGAGCCCGTCTTCACCCATGTCCGGGCGCTGCGCTACATCGACTCCAAGGGCAAGCTGCACGACAGCATGCCGATGTTCTCCGCGCTCACCGACCGGGCCATGGGGCTGACCGCCGACGTCTTCGCGCCCGCCTCCGACGGAATCCGCGACCACTTCATGCACAACTACCTGACAGCCTTGGAGAGGAATCTGGGCTGA
- a CDS encoding MFS transporter, which produces MDQPAPISQPPGSPAPAPALRDRLTIPVLASGGILMAVMQTVVVPLLPDLPRLTGASAAAVSWTVTATLLSGAVLTPVLGRAGDMYGKKRVLTAALALMTVGSVMCALTSDIGVLIAARALQGAAACVVPLSISILRDELPPERRGSAVALMSSTVGTGAALGLPLAALVVQYADWHTMFWLTSALGAVGVVATWWAVKESPLREPGRFDVVGALGLAAGLVCLLLGVSQGGTWGWGSARITGLFLAAAVVLALWWWQQLRTERPLVDLKLVSRPRVGLSHVAALLTGFAFYANSLVTAQLVQAPKATDYGLGLSIVATGLCLLPGGVTMLLLSPLSARISAARGPRITLALGAAVIACGYTVRIADSRDLWMIIVGATVVSTGTTLAYSALPTLILRAVPAGQTASANGVNVLMRTIGQAVSSAAVAAVLVRHSSPVGGVPVPTLHGYLLAFAMAGAVALAACAAALTIPGDGPTQGTRRAPGAARGARDEALEGA; this is translated from the coding sequence ATGGACCAGCCCGCCCCGATATCCCAGCCGCCCGGCAGCCCGGCCCCGGCACCCGCACTGCGGGACCGGCTCACCATCCCGGTGCTGGCGTCGGGCGGCATCCTCATGGCGGTCATGCAGACCGTCGTCGTTCCCCTGCTGCCGGACCTGCCCCGGCTCACCGGCGCCTCCGCCGCGGCCGTCTCCTGGACGGTCACCGCGACCCTGCTCTCCGGCGCCGTGCTCACCCCGGTGCTCGGCCGGGCCGGCGACATGTACGGCAAGAAGCGGGTCCTCACGGCCGCGCTCGCGCTGATGACCGTCGGCTCGGTGATGTGCGCCCTGACCTCGGACATCGGCGTGCTCATCGCCGCCCGCGCACTCCAGGGCGCCGCCGCCTGCGTCGTCCCGCTGTCGATCAGCATCCTGCGCGACGAACTCCCGCCGGAGCGCCGGGGTTCGGCGGTGGCGCTGATGAGTTCCACGGTCGGCACCGGCGCCGCGCTCGGGCTGCCGCTCGCCGCGCTCGTCGTCCAGTACGCCGACTGGCACACGATGTTCTGGCTCACCAGCGCCCTCGGCGCGGTGGGCGTCGTGGCCACCTGGTGGGCGGTGAAGGAGTCGCCGCTGCGCGAACCCGGCCGGTTCGACGTGGTCGGCGCGCTGGGGCTCGCCGCCGGGCTGGTGTGCCTGCTGCTGGGCGTCTCCCAGGGCGGCACCTGGGGCTGGGGCAGCGCACGGATCACCGGGCTGTTCCTCGCGGCGGCCGTCGTACTCGCCCTGTGGTGGTGGCAGCAACTGCGCACCGAACGGCCGCTGGTGGACCTGAAGCTGGTGAGCCGGCCACGGGTGGGCCTGTCGCATGTGGCCGCCCTGCTGACCGGGTTCGCCTTCTACGCCAACTCCCTGGTCACCGCACAGCTGGTACAGGCGCCCAAGGCCACCGACTACGGCCTCGGCCTGTCGATCGTCGCCACCGGCCTGTGCCTGCTGCCCGGCGGCGTGACCATGCTGCTGCTCTCACCGCTGTCGGCCCGGATCTCCGCCGCGCGCGGCCCGCGGATCACGCTCGCCCTGGGCGCCGCCGTCATCGCCTGCGGCTACACCGTGCGCATCGCCGACAGCCGCGACCTGTGGATGATCATCGTCGGCGCCACGGTGGTGTCGACCGGCACGACCCTTGCCTACTCCGCGCTGCCGACGCTGATCCTGCGCGCGGTCCCGGCGGGCCAGACCGCCTCTGCCAACGGTGTCAACGTCCTCATGCGCACCATCGGCCAGGCCGTCTCCAGCGCCGCCGTCGCCGCCGTCCTGGTGCGCCACAGCAGCCCGGTCGGCGGCGTCCCCGTCCCGACCCTGCACGGCTATCTGCTCGCGTTCGCGATGGCGGGCGCCGTCGCCCTCGCCGCCTGCGCGGCCGCCCTGACGATCCCCGGCGACGGCCCCACGCAGGGCACCCGCCGGGCCCCGGGCGCCGCCCGCGGTGCGCGCGACGAGGCGCTGGAGGGAGCATGA
- a CDS encoding TetR/AcrR family transcriptional regulator, with the protein MSTVNTPTRPDSHAPGRRDAEVTKAAILKAARHLLARQAHADITLKAVAERAGVSPPLILKYFGNKDALFARVMSFDTDADALLDAPLPGLGRHMARHVLASQRDRGADPLLRIAFAPLHADHGEILRANFRAQVTERLAARLTGPDPGLRAELAVAALVGLGVMYGIARGPHLRRSDVDAVADRYGPLVQAQLTPAG; encoded by the coding sequence ATGAGCACCGTGAACACCCCGACCAGGCCGGACAGTCACGCCCCGGGCCGCCGTGACGCCGAGGTCACCAAGGCCGCCATCCTCAAGGCCGCCCGCCATCTCCTGGCCCGGCAGGCCCACGCCGACATCACCCTGAAGGCGGTCGCCGAACGGGCCGGTGTCAGCCCGCCGTTGATCCTGAAGTACTTCGGCAACAAGGACGCCCTGTTCGCCCGCGTCATGTCCTTCGACACGGACGCCGACGCCCTGCTGGACGCGCCGCTGCCCGGCCTCGGCCGGCACATGGCCCGGCACGTCCTGGCCAGCCAGCGCGACCGCGGCGCCGACCCGCTGCTGCGCATCGCCTTCGCCCCGCTGCACGCGGACCACGGCGAGATCCTGCGCGCCAACTTCCGCGCCCAGGTGACCGAACGCCTCGCCGCCCGGCTCACCGGCCCCGACCCGGGCCTGCGCGCCGAACTCGCCGTCGCCGCTCTCGTCGGCCTCGGCGTGATGTACGGCATCGCCCGCGGACCGCACCTGCGCCGGTCCGACGTCGACGCCGTCGCCGACCGCTACGGGCCGCTCGTACAGGCCCAGTTGACCCCGGCCGGCTGA
- a CDS encoding cholesterol oxidase substrate-binding domain-containing protein, giving the protein MDTPDNSCSMYDSYDSSDNVSRRGVLRTAAALAAVPVLPAAGPAVAAAGLPGFPAEVTPYRSVYRNWAGEITAEGMWACAPSGPEQVLAVVNWARRSGWRVRPRGRSHGWSPLTITEGTTADTRTLLVDTAGGLTGLALESGSAVRAGTGVTLEALLTFLEGHGLGLTATPAPGDLTLGGALAIDAHGTAVPAEGERPPPGTAFGSLSNRVLELTAVVWDADSGAYVLRTFRRAEADCAALLTHLGRAFVTEVVLRVGPDCNLRCVSRTDVPARELFAAPGSGGRTLESFLRRSGRLEAIWFAFTEFPWLKEWSVAPQRPPGSRHVTSPYNYPFSDSVPTLVADLVGRLVAGAGWYLAPEVGNAQLTVARLGLAATDSADLWGPSKNTLLYLRPTTLRVTANGYAVLTSRAAVQRVVHEFTSFYRELLDAYAARGRFPVNGSVEIRMTGLDDPADAGVPGAEAPLLSAVRPSAEHPDWDTAVWLDVLTLPGTPYAEEFLRELERFLLGRYDGRYALARAEWSKGWAYTDDSAWADPEVLGTAVPGTFGRQVWTRAVTTLDRLDPHRVFGNGFLDRLLR; this is encoded by the coding sequence ATGGACACCCCAGACAACTCCTGTTCCATGTATGACAGTTATGACAGTTCGGACAACGTCAGCCGTCGCGGCGTGCTGCGCACCGCCGCCGCGCTGGCCGCCGTACCCGTCCTGCCGGCAGCCGGCCCGGCGGTGGCCGCGGCCGGACTCCCCGGGTTTCCAGCCGAGGTGACGCCCTACCGCTCGGTGTACCGCAACTGGGCGGGCGAGATCACCGCCGAGGGCATGTGGGCCTGTGCGCCGAGCGGTCCGGAGCAGGTGCTCGCCGTGGTGAACTGGGCCCGGCGCAGCGGATGGCGGGTCCGCCCGCGGGGCCGCTCCCACGGCTGGTCACCGCTGACGATCACCGAGGGGACGACGGCGGACACCCGGACCCTGCTGGTCGACACCGCGGGCGGTCTGACCGGTCTGGCCCTGGAGTCCGGCTCGGCGGTGCGCGCCGGCACCGGGGTGACCCTGGAGGCCCTGCTCACCTTCCTGGAGGGACACGGGCTGGGCCTGACCGCCACGCCCGCGCCCGGGGACCTGACGCTGGGCGGCGCCCTGGCGATCGACGCGCACGGCACCGCCGTACCGGCCGAGGGGGAACGCCCGCCGCCCGGAACGGCGTTCGGCTCGCTCAGCAATCGCGTGCTGGAGCTGACGGCGGTGGTGTGGGACGCGGACAGCGGGGCGTACGTCCTGCGCACGTTCCGCCGTGCGGAGGCGGACTGTGCCGCGCTGCTGACCCACCTCGGGCGGGCCTTCGTCACCGAGGTGGTGCTGCGGGTCGGCCCGGATTGCAACCTGCGCTGTGTCAGCCGCACCGACGTTCCGGCCCGGGAGCTGTTCGCGGCGCCCGGCTCGGGCGGGCGCACCCTGGAGAGCTTTCTGCGCCGCTCGGGCCGCCTCGAGGCGATCTGGTTCGCCTTCACCGAGTTCCCGTGGCTGAAGGAGTGGAGTGTCGCGCCGCAGCGGCCGCCCGGTTCACGGCACGTCACCTCGCCGTACAACTACCCCTTCTCCGACAGCGTGCCGACGCTCGTGGCCGACCTGGTGGGCAGGCTGGTGGCGGGCGCGGGCTGGTATCTGGCGCCGGAGGTGGGCAACGCGCAGCTCACGGTGGCCAGGCTGGGACTGGCGGCAACGGACTCGGCCGACCTGTGGGGACCGTCGAAGAACACGCTGCTGTATCTGCGGCCGACCACGCTGCGGGTGACGGCGAACGGGTACGCGGTGCTCACCTCGCGGGCCGCGGTGCAACGGGTGGTGCACGAATTCACCAGCTTTTACCGGGAGTTGCTCGACGCGTACGCCGCGCGGGGCCGCTTCCCGGTCAACGGGTCGGTGGAGATCCGGATGACCGGCCTGGACGATCCGGCCGACGCCGGCGTGCCCGGTGCCGAGGCCCCGCTGCTGTCGGCGGTGCGGCCGAGCGCTGAGCATCCCGACTGGGACACCGCGGTGTGGCTGGACGTCCTCACCCTGCCCGGCACACCGTACGCCGAGGAGTTCCTGCGCGAGCTGGAGCGGTTCCTGCTCGGCCGCTACGACGGCCGGTACGCCCTCGCCCGCGCGGAGTGGTCCAAGGGCTGGGCGTACACGGACGATTCGGCCTGGGCCGACCCCGAGGTGCTCGGCACGGCCGTGCCCGGCACCTTCGGCCGTCAGGTGTGGACGCGGGCGGTCACCACCCTCGACCGCCTCGACCCGCACCGGGTCTTCGGGAACGGCTTCCTGGACCGCCTCCTGCGCTGA
- a CDS encoding aldo/keto reductase: protein MDEREFGRSGQWASVVGLGTWQLGADWGDVDDKEALSVLETAAEAGVTFFDTADVYGDGRSEETIATFLRGRPDLHVLVATKMGRRAEQIPGNYVLDNFRAWNDRSRRNLGVDRIDLVQLHCPPTPVYSSGAVYDALDTLVEEERIAAYGVSVETCAEALTAIERPNVASVQIILNPFRMKPLYEVLPAARAAGVGIIARVPLASGLLSGKYTKDTVFAADDHRTFNRHGEAFDQGETFSGVDYGTGVEAAAEFAALAPEGYTPAQLALRWIIEQDGVTTVIPGARTPEQARANAAAAKLPPLTEETVTAVRRLYERRIKDQVEQRW from the coding sequence ATGGACGAACGCGAATTCGGCAGGTCGGGCCAGTGGGCCTCGGTGGTCGGTCTCGGCACCTGGCAGCTGGGCGCCGACTGGGGCGACGTGGACGACAAGGAGGCCCTGTCCGTCCTCGAGACGGCGGCCGAGGCGGGGGTCACCTTCTTCGACACGGCCGACGTGTACGGCGACGGACGCAGCGAGGAGACCATCGCCACCTTCCTGCGCGGACGGCCCGATCTGCATGTGCTGGTGGCCACCAAGATGGGCCGCCGGGCCGAGCAGATCCCCGGGAACTACGTCCTGGACAACTTCCGCGCCTGGAACGACCGCTCGCGCCGCAACCTCGGCGTCGACCGCATCGACCTGGTCCAGTTGCACTGCCCGCCGACCCCCGTCTATTCCTCCGGCGCGGTCTACGACGCGCTGGACACGCTCGTCGAGGAGGAGCGGATCGCCGCGTACGGGGTGAGTGTGGAGACCTGCGCCGAGGCGCTGACCGCGATCGAGCGGCCGAACGTGGCGAGCGTGCAGATCATCCTCAACCCGTTCCGGATGAAGCCCCTGTACGAGGTGCTGCCCGCCGCCCGCGCGGCCGGAGTCGGCATCATCGCGCGCGTGCCGCTCGCCTCCGGCCTGCTGTCCGGGAAGTACACCAAGGACACCGTGTTCGCGGCCGACGACCACCGCACCTTCAACCGGCACGGCGAGGCCTTCGACCAGGGCGAGACCTTCTCCGGCGTCGACTACGGGACCGGGGTCGAGGCCGCCGCCGAGTTCGCCGCGCTCGCCCCCGAGGGGTACACGCCGGCTCAGCTGGCGCTGCGCTGGATCATCGAGCAGGACGGCGTCACGACGGTCATTCCCGGGGCCCGCACCCCGGAGCAGGCCCGGGCCAACGCGGCCGCGGCCAAGCTGCCGCCGCTGACCGAGGAGACCGTCACCGCCGTCCGTAGGCTGTACGAGCGCCGGATCAAGGACCAGGTCGAGCAGCGCTGGTAG
- a CDS encoding DUF6328 family protein produces MTEEGRRRGRDESEEERADRMWGELIQEVRVAQTGVQILFGFLLTVVFQQKYATLPGSDRVIYVVTVVLGASATGALIGPVSLHRLVSGRMVKPQAVRIASWMTFTGLLLLLATMASALLLILRVATHSTAVSWLVAAVVAWYLLCWYLLPLWIRRRHTIPPAAPAAPPRRDTGGDDRGQG; encoded by the coding sequence ATGACGGAGGAAGGACGGCGCAGGGGGCGCGACGAGAGCGAGGAGGAGCGGGCCGACCGGATGTGGGGTGAACTCATCCAGGAGGTCCGGGTCGCCCAGACGGGCGTGCAGATCCTGTTCGGCTTCCTGCTGACCGTCGTCTTCCAGCAGAAGTACGCCACCCTCCCCGGCAGCGATCGGGTCATCTACGTCGTCACCGTCGTCCTGGGCGCCTCCGCGACCGGTGCCCTCATCGGACCGGTGTCACTGCACCGTCTGGTCTCCGGCCGCATGGTCAAGCCCCAGGCGGTGCGGATCGCCTCCTGGATGACCTTCACCGGCCTGCTCCTCCTGCTCGCCACGATGGCCTCGGCGCTGCTGCTGATCCTCCGGGTCGCCACGCACAGCACCGCGGTGTCCTGGCTCGTCGCGGCCGTCGTCGCCTGGTACCTGCTGTGCTGGTACCTCCTGCCGCTGTGGATCCGGCGCCGCCATACGATCCCCCCGGCCGCCCCGGCCGCGCCGCCGCGCAGGGACACCGGCGGCGACGACCGGGGGCAGGGCTAG